The DNA region tatttaagtcaatgagttttttttttgcaaagtaTCCTTCGTATTAAAATTCATTGTTATGAGGTGAGGATTGCATAAGAGATTACCACTATTTAAAATATTGTTTCTTCTACCGGCAAGTTGTGATAGTGTGCCAAATTGCCGGCCATCTTGAACTGTCAGAATTAGTTGGTGCTACATTATGTGTGCTGACAAGGAGACAAAAAAAACTAGAGGGTGCATATCCTTTTGGATGTTCGATTTGGTGCATGTCATTATTGCTCCTCTAGGTCATTCATTTTTGTATTTACAATATTCTCCTCCAGACATGGATATCGGACACAGAGATTGCTTTTTACTGATTTAAAAATTTATAAGGCTAtgaatataattttttattgTGATTGTGTACAGTTCAAATATATTGTAAAACTTGCATATAATGAGACATGTTCATTTATTTCTAAACTATCATTGGAATAGTTGTGGAAACTTTGGTATCTTCTTAGACAATTCTATCCCCATGGTGTTGGTCAATTGGTGAAATACCACACCCAAAAAACCCACCTGATTTTGATACCCATACAGACTTGAAATGAAAATATATTTAAGTCAATGGGATTTTTTAAAGTATTCTTTGTATTAGAATTCATTGCTCGAGATGGGGACTGTGTAAGAGATAGCCACTGTTAGATTAGTGGCACTTCTACTGGCAAGTTATAATAGCAAGCCAAATTGTCGGTCATCCTGAACGATCAAAATCAACAGTGCTACATTATATGTGTTGATGAGAGCATGAAAAATAGAGGACCCATATCCTTTGGATCTTTGTTCTGAGCATGTTACTATTGCTCCTCTAGGCCATTGATTTGTATATTTACAATCTTCTGCTCTAAATATTATATGTGTTGATAAAGAAACGAAAAATACAAGACGCATATCCTTTGGATCTTTAGTTTGAGCTATGCCTATCATAGACCACCTGATCTGATGACAAACCAGACCCGACCCatccaaaagaaaaaaactGACCCAACCTGACCAACACGTGGGCCAGGATTGGGTTGAAATTTACCCTGTGCCTAGGGCATATTTTTTATCCGAAATCCGACCTGACCCAACCACGTGTCGTATCGGGCTCGGGCCAAGAAATCCAGCCCTATACAATCGGGGCGGGTTCGGGTCGAAGAAAACAACACCGATATTTTTACCTGTCCCGATAAATAATGAGATATTGATTTGTATGTTTACAATCTTCTACTCCGAACATGGACATGGAAACAATGGAttttattaagtttgaaattCTACCAGAATATGAGTATAATGTTTTCAATTGTGATTGTGCGTTTGTTTAGAGTTATACTATGAAACTTGCACGGTGAAATATATGTCCACTACTTGGACACATATGAGACATGTTCATTTACTTCTAAAATATCCTTGCGATGGTTGTGAAATTTTGATCCCTGCTTGGGAATTATAGCCATATAGTTTTGCAAAATTGAGATACACTAAAATACTACACCATCGTATCATAATGATTTTTTATGCTCAATACACACCAGAAAATGAAAATATATTTAAATCGGTAAGAGTTATTTGAATATATCCTTTGTATTAGAATACTTCACTCGAAATGAGGATTGTGTAAAAATAGCCACTATTTAGGCATGTATTGCTTGTTGCGGAAAGTTATAATGGCATACCAAACTGCCAGCCATACTGAACTATCAGAGCTAATGAGTGTTGTATGATAAGTATAACTAGAAGAGACATTAACTATTGCTTTATTGGCATTCATTCGAAGCCTAATTTTATTCGCGTGCCTTAAGTTGATAGATTCAACAATATCTTGATACGAGTATTTTATGCTTAAAGTAAATCAATTATGCTGATAAGGATGAGAAAAGTACAGGATGTGTATCTTTGGATGAGAAAAGTACAGCATGTTGATAAGTAAATCCATTGGTCATCCTCCAATCTTATACCATAACTCATACAGCACAGCGCCTGCCCAGTGATCCGCATGATCGCACGATACTCTCGATGCATATGGATCGAGACATACACGCACACATACCATCTGCATGCACTACACCATCTTCATGCATTATATATTGATCCTCAGCAATCCTCCAATCTTGTATCATAACTCATACCATGCACACAACGCCTGTCCGATGAACCGTATGATCGCACGGCTCCCTCGATGCACATGGATTGAGACGCGCGCGCACATACCATCTGCATGGTCTCGACAGAAAAACTTGCTGGCAGAAAATTAGAATATGATCGATCCATTGCAAGGTAAGAAACTGCATGCTATAGCCGCTGGGAAGGACTGTCAGTACTAGCGCCTCCTGGGAAGGGCTCTTGAAGAGTTGGGGGAGATGACTGCAAGCAAACCTATAGCTGTAACAGTTGTAAGAGGACCAACAACAGGAGGCTTGTGGAGAGGTGAGCAGCACAGGTTCTCCATTTAAAGAAAGGATTATTCAAAATATAGTGGGAAATTACTGAGAAAATGTCTAGACGCTCCAATAAGGGAGAACCACAAAAAAAAAGTCAGGGAAATGGGATCCATTGAATCCCCAAACCCTAAACACAGCACACCGCACCTgaatagaaaaaaaaaagaagaaaaagaaagatacACTCATCCACCTGATTGCGGCATGTGCACAAGACATTCGGTCATGTAACCAAACTAACTAACTCTAAAGTAAAAAGTGATAATCGCCCCATTAACTCATGAATCCGCAAGGCAAATTACtgcaaatttgaaataaaaatCAAGCCAAGAATGAACTGAAAAAATTGAAGGGAGGGCCTGGATTAGTGAGGTGCGGTTGAGATGCTCCCGGTAGAGAGGGGTAGACGAGGGCACGATCCGTCCTAACCTTCGTCGGCGCTGACGATGCCGTCTTCCTCTCCGTCACCTGCCACCTGCGGCCTGCGCTGACCGTCTTCCGCTCCGCCGCTCGCTACCAGGAGCAGGACAGACTCTCATACAAAAAAACGCAGTCACCCTCACGGCCTCACCCACACCCACTAGAGCAGAGAGCTGCCAGGAGGATAAGGACACATGAGTAATGGGCCACGGGCCGATTAAAGCAAACGGGCCATCAAATGAAACAAACAATAAAAAGAACATAAAACGCTACCCATTTTAGCACTGGTGCACGAATCTTGAAGGAATCACGGACGTAGAAAATTGAGTGAAAATAACACAGATAATCACCCGATGGACAGATAGAAATTCCGTTTTTCTTTCATTTCAgaagatagatagatagacgAAGCGAGAAATCTTTGGAAGTTCCAGTTTCGCTAAGGATCCTGGATGGGCTCGGTCCAGAAAAGACGTGTTCCCTCAATAAAAACTGAAGAAGCCCATATATCATATATGGGCCTAAAAGCCTGGGTCCGTCAGCCGTCAACCAGGCGAAAAGCCCTATCAGGCTATCACCAGCGCGAGGCCGAGAAGGCGAGAACCATGGCCGCCGCGATGGCCACCGCCGCCATGGCTGCGGCCGCCTCCTCACGGGCCTTCCTGcgcccgcacggccgccgcctcctccccctcACCCGCCCCCTCCGACGCCGCCTCTCCGCCACAGCCGCCTCCGCTACCGTCTCCACCGCCGCGCCGGGCGGCGTCGTGGACGTGCTCCGGGAGCGCGGCCTCGTCGAGGCCACCACCTCGGAGGCACTCGCGGCGGCGCGCCCCGGGGAGCTTAAGGTGTACTGCGGCTTCGACCCCACCGCCGAGAGCCTGCACCTCGGCAACCTCCTCGGCCTCGTCGCGCTCTCCTGGTTCCGCCGGTGCGGCCACACCGCCGTCGCGCTCGTCGGCGGCGCCACGGGCCGCGTCGGGGACCCATCCGGAAAGAGCGCCGAGCGCCCCGAGCTCGACGTCGCCGCCGTCGAAGCTAACTCCGACGCCATCAAGTCCCTCGTCGACCAGATCCTCGGCCGCGTTCCCGAGCCTGCCCACCATTCCCAACCCGGTACGAACCAGCAGCCTTTGGTGAATTCAGCAGCGGGTTCGTCAGCAAACATGGGTTCCTTCGTGATCCTGGACAACTACGACTGGTGGAAGGACATCACGCTGCTGGATTTCCTCAAGGAGGTGGGGCGGTTCGCGCGCGTGGGTACAATGATCGCCAAGGAGAGCGTGAAGAAGCGGCTCGCGTCAGAGGACGGAATGAGCTACACCGAGTTCACCTACCAGCTCCTCCAGGGCTACGACTTCCTGCACATGTTCAAGAACATGGGTGTCAATGTGCAGATCGGGGGCAGTGATCAGTGGGGGAACATCACGGCTGGAACAGAGTTGATCCGAAAGATCTTGCAGGTCGAGGGGGCACATGGCCTGACGTTCCCGCTCTTGCTGAAGAGCGATGGGACCAAGTTTGGGAAGTCGGAGGATGGCGCAATCTGGCTCTCGTCAAAGATGCTCTCCCCATACAAGTTCTATCAGTACTTCTTTGCAGTTCCTGATGTTGATGTCATCAGGTTTATGAAAATCCTGACATTCGTAAGCTTGGATGAGATTCAGGAGCTGGAAGAGTCTATGAAAAAGCCCAGCTATGTGCCGAACACTGCTCAGAAGAGGCTTGCAGAAGAGGTGACTCGATTCGTCCATGGTGAGGAGGGATTGGCGGAGGCGCTGAAGGCAACCGAGGCCTTGAGACCTGGGGCTCAGACACAATTGGACGCACAAACAATTGAGGGGATAGCAGATGATGTGCCATCATGCTCTTTGGCTTATGATCAAGTATTGAAATCTCCTCTGATTGATCTGGCTGTTTCCACAGGTTTGCTTACTAGTAAGTCGGCAGTTAAGCGGCTTATAAAACAAGGTGGTCTGTACCTGAATAACATTAGGATTGATAGTGAGGATAAGTTGGTTGAGGAAGGTGATATAGTTGATGGGAAAGTTCTGTTACTATCTGCTGGAAAGAAAAACAAGATGGTTGTGAGGATATCTtgattgttcttttttttttggtgtTTCTAGTTTTTGTCCATCGAGGAGAACAGTTAGGTTCTGAGCCTTTGAACTTGAATTAGCTGTCTACAAGCATACAGATTGTTGTGTTCGAGAGATTGAATGCACATTCTTTTTTGTTTATTTTGTCCACCAGAGTTTTTTGTGTGCTATCAGCTTTGAGAAAGGCATATGCTTTTTCTTGTCATGCTATAGTACCAATATTGTAGAGAATTCTTATATCCATATCAATATCATAGCTGGACCTGTAATTTCAGGTTCTTTCGTGCTGTAATTCTTGCACAATTGTGGTATGATTTGCTGTCTCATAACTCCTAGTAATCCCCACCGGCCTTTGCTTTGAGTTTTTGTGGAAGGAACACCGCTTTGGACAAGTTGAAATAAGGCTCCTTGTTCTGTCTGGTGGAGAGGATAGCAAGTTCAGCTTGTTTAGGCATATTAAATTTATTATTAAATCCTTTTCTGCTTCAATACCAAACTGAGAAGGCTGATATGAAATGACTGCTCAACCAGTTCCCATAAAAGTACGAGACATCCCTGGTTTCTTTCATGTACTAGCAAGTAGCAACACAACATCCCATCAATACGCTGCTGCGTGCTTCAAAACACACTCCCCCAGTCCCCCTCAGCCAGCCAGCCAGATTATAAACGGACACTACTTCAACATCAGAAAATCGACAGCCTAAACCGACAACACTATGCTCTCCATATCTGCGCTCTAATCATCCAAGCAGATCACTTCGGTGGCCcctttcttctcctcctccgcaGAAGTCAGCTTCTCATCCAGCTCACTTATCTGCCTCCTTATCTTCTCCCCACAGTCTGGTAGCTTCGACACCAGTGCCTAAATTCAACAATTTGTTTACTTCTCATACCATGATATATGCATCAAGCTGAATGCGAAGATCCACTTGACAGAGAGAGAGTTACCGCATTGGAGAGAGTCTCTGAAAGCCGGTCGATTCTTGCTTTAATCTCTTCAGGACTCTCTGCACTTCTGTTGCTTGGGGAGTACCTTGGAGCAGTGAATTTTCCATCTTTTGGCTTCAATGCAAAAGCCACCCTACACATGCAAAATGGAAACACAAAGTTTCAACCGACCAAACCTACACAAAATAGAAAAACAATACTTCAGATTAGGATCCTTGCCCGCCGGCAACATAGTCAGATGAGGATCCCTTGTAATAGTGCTGGGGCATCATGGGCATTCTTCGAGGTTTGCTGCACGTACCGTGCCAGTTTATATACAATAATAACAAGAGCACACATTAATATAATACAAGGAACTGGAGACGCCCTCAAAAGCATGATATCCTTTATTAACCAAAAGAAGCACATGCTATGCTAGCAGTAAGGCTAACCTGTCCACTGCATCACTCTCACTCAATGTGGGCAGGGTTGCTGTTTTAGAGAACAGGAGGCTGTGATGGCTAACGCCGGCTATTCCTTGTTGCTCCAGAAACTGTATATGCTGCCTCAAGGACTCATCCCTGTAAGATGCATAACTTCTCAATAATTCTCAGTAAACCTGGAATTATGAGTAACTACTGCACACAGATTGAGCAGAAAATTCATCTAAAAAACAGGCAGCAACATTTTTATAGGGCACTGCATTGTCTTCTGTAAAAAAAGAATGCCTCATGCACATCAAAATGTCTACTAAATTCATGAAGGAAATTCAAAATTTTGCAGTGTGCAGGTTGTGCCTTGTTTACACCGCAGGAACATTTCAGATTTATGTGATAATGTAAACAAAATTATTATGGTAGCCATTCATTATCTACATAGTGACACATAAGACTGTACCATCAAGATCAAATTAACTGTGCTACAATCAAACGGAGTTCAATTAAAACAGATCTCTTACATAACAACTTGTTGACCATGCTCTTCTTGCAACTGCTTTTGTGTGAGGGAAACATCAAAACCTTGTTGTGGCAAACTAAAAAGCTCTTGAATCTCCTGAGGTTACAAACAAGATAGCCATAAGTATCTAGTAGGAGATTGAGCAAACAATGACAAGAAATAGAATCAGGACAAGTACACTCTTGCTGAAGTAACGTGTTTGCTCTTTTTGCTCTGTAGCTGTCCTGAACAAAGCCCCCTTGAAAACCTGGATAAAAGATCATCTCTCACTACTCAGTCTAGTTTTCCTTTCACATATTCTTTTACAAAAGAAAAATATATAAGTGATTTGCTAGATGGAAGCACAAAGCTGGAGAAATCCATGAAATCCATGAAATAAAGAGTTGTGAGCACAGCATGGTAAAAAGGACATCCAAGTACACACATTACATTCACATCAACAAAAACCAGTAGCAGACTCTACACCTAGAAATCAAATTTCAGTAGTAGGGTCTATGCTGTTGCAGAGAGAAACACAAGGATGTAACAAAAATTTCACCAGGTAAAACCATGTATAGAAAGCTCATACTCCTAATAATTGTTTCAACAAACCAGCAGATAAGAACTGATATTTGAACCTGTGATTTGTATATCTTTTCTTCAATGGTTGCAGATGTCATCAAGCGGTATACAATCACATCTTTGGTCTGGCCAATCCGGTAAGCGCGATCTACACTTTGATTGTCTGTACTGTAAATATAAAAACAAGTGTGTAAGGATAAAAACTTGTAGTGCTAAACATCTATTCAAGAAAACTTAAGTGGTGCAGTTATGTGTCATTGTTCAGATACCTTGGGTTCCAAGCAGGATCAACTACTATGACGCGTGCTGCCTTGGTGAGCGTAAGTCCAAGTCCACCAACTTGTGTGGTTAGTAAAAATATTGGAGCTCCAGGACCCTCTTGGAAGTCCTGGAGGATGCAAGTACATGTAAGCAACAAAGCAGATATGGCTGACTCTATGACACAAAGCTCATGGAGAGAACCTTCACAATCCTTTCCCGATCAGAAACCTTTGTTGTGCCATCAATGCGTAAAAACTTGTAGCCCTCTAATAATATGGCTTCCTGTTACAACAAGACAACAACAGAAACCGTTGAGCTAATAAGCCAAAAAAGTAGGTAATCATTttacaaaaagaagaaaaaaattgTGACAACAGATATACTTGTTGACAAAGAAACTGTCAATGACGATTGCAAGAACATGCTGGTGCCAAAATGCCAATCCATCACTGATGCTTTATGCCAGAAGTAGATCACAATAAAAAGTCTACTGGCAAGCTAATGATAACGTTATCAGACCAATTGCTTAAGTTCTTCTAAAGAAGTGTATCTCAAACTCTACCAGAGGGAAAAGAAAGCTCTATATTGATGCAGCAGTGATTACCAATGACAGTACTAAAGCTTCAAAGACAACCGGAACAGGATAAGATGTTACACCTTCAGCTTGCACAAATGTGATAGTAATGAGTCCATGTATTTTGGTTTCACCAAACATTTACAAAAGGCAACTAGTCATATATGTCCTTTTCCAGATATAGAGCTTATCCATGTGCACTGAAACGAGTAACTTCCGAAGGAATTAATGGATCTAAGCAGCAACTGATCAATGTATAGAAGAAATGCAATCTAAAAAGAAAGTGCCATGTGCAAATGTGCTAAGGCACGGTGAAGCACAAAAGAATTAAAATAGCAAAAACATACCTGAATAAGGTTCAGCATTTTACGGGTCTGCGAAAAGATTAAAACATGATGCCCCTCTTTAACAAGGTTCCGCTGCAACATCAGATATTACTTATTTGAATTAATCATTAGGGCCAAATACATAGACAACATCCAAAATAGGCATGCGTCCAATAATACTTACCAACAAGGACATGATGAATGATAGTTTGCATGAGACATCCTGACCAACTTCCAGCGCATCATCATCGTGAGCAATATCTGCAAGGTTCATGGCCATTTTTTCTACCAATCCAATGTCTTGATCATTCAGCATTTCATCCATTCCTTCCAAGACACCTTCAGCAGCTTTCTTAGTCAGTAGAAGCGGGTGATCGCATATTTTCTTCAATATCTGTGGAGAGAATAAAACAATGCATGAAACATAATTACACCAATAAACATGCCCAAGACCCTAAATGAACAGAAAACATGTAGGCAGAGAAGGTAACGAGTATCACTATAAAGAAAAAAAGGTGATCTTACTGTGATTGCAGCCAGTGGTGATCCCTTTGGTTGTACAGCTAAATGAACCAACTCACTTTTTAGAAAAGCTTCATATAACTTCCTCTGTGCCCATAGAAAGGACATCAGCAAAACATC from Panicum hallii strain FIL2 chromosome 9, PHallii_v3.1, whole genome shotgun sequence includes:
- the LOC112877951 gene encoding tyrosine--tRNA ligase, chloroplastic/mitochondrial: MGLKAWVRQPSTRRKALSGYHQREAEKARTMAAAMATAAMAAAASSRAFLRPHGRRLLPLTRPLRRRLSATAASATVSTAAPGGVVDVLRERGLVEATTSEALAAARPGELKVYCGFDPTAESLHLGNLLGLVALSWFRRCGHTAVALVGGATGRVGDPSGKSAERPELDVAAVEANSDAIKSLVDQILGRVPEPAHHSQPGTNQQPLVNSAAGSSANMGSFVILDNYDWWKDITLLDFLKEVGRFARVGTMIAKESVKKRLASEDGMSYTEFTYQLLQGYDFLHMFKNMGVNVQIGGSDQWGNITAGTELIRKILQVEGAHGLTFPLLLKSDGTKFGKSEDGAIWLSSKMLSPYKFYQYFFAVPDVDVIRFMKILTFVSLDEIQELEESMKKPSYVPNTAQKRLAEEVTRFVHGEEGLAEALKATEALRPGAQTQLDAQTIEGIADDVPSCSLAYDQVLKSPLIDLAVSTGLLTSKSAVKRLIKQGGLYLNNIRIDSEDKLVEEGDIVDGKVLLLSAGKKNKMVVRIS